The proteins below come from a single Kitasatospora sp. NBC_00315 genomic window:
- a CDS encoding metal-sensitive transcriptional regulator, producing the protein MTVDEEAVGAVLNRLRRAQGQLNGVIAMIEAGRDCKDVVTQLAAVSRALDRAGFKIVASGMRQCLATADGEAPPMTEAELEKLFLALA; encoded by the coding sequence ATGACTGTGGACGAGGAGGCCGTCGGCGCCGTCCTGAACCGCCTGCGGCGCGCCCAGGGGCAGCTCAACGGGGTGATCGCGATGATCGAGGCCGGCCGCGACTGCAAGGACGTCGTCACCCAACTCGCCGCGGTCTCAAGGGCGCTGGACCGAGCCGGGTTCAAGATCGTGGCGAGCGGGATGCGGCAGTGCCTGGCCACCGCCGACGGGGAGGCCCCGCCGATGACCGAGGCCGAACTGGAGAAGCTGTTCCTCGCCCTGGCCTGA